One segment of Primulina tabacum isolate GXHZ01 chromosome 6, ASM2559414v2, whole genome shotgun sequence DNA contains the following:
- the LOC142548851 gene encoding rhomboid-like protein 19 — protein sequence MATIYSLGSASPDFEFNNYKFIDIFTTECGIRSNPNSNPFFLSKMSSAQLSGGSMFTGFTRLCKGMAAVLIGGHIVVQILPSAVSYLALIPAKTIPFAWNLITAGYVEQSIYGVVISTIGLLFIGKLLEPLWGSREFLKFIFVVNFLTSVCVFITAISLYYITREESYLYMPISGFQGVLSGFLVGIKQIVPDQELSWLKLKAKWLPSLALLVAVVVSSFTVESASYLPTLIFGTYIGWIYLRYWQSNTEMKRRGDSSDDFAFSTFFPEFLRPAINPVAAIFERMLCGRRSETSEESRGYTLGSLPGSDPIEASRRRERGARALEERLASEMAAAGRTEGKQNDDATENV from the exons ATGGCAACTATTTATTCGTTAGGTTCAGCCTCTCCAGATTTCGAATTCaacaattataaatttatagatATATTCACCACCGAGTGTGGTATCCGATCAAACCCTAATTCAAATCCTTTTTTTCTTTCCAAGATGAGCTCTGCACAGCTCTCAGGG GGTTCGATGTTCACTGGATTTACGAGGCTCTGCAAAGGGATGGCGGCAGTGCTGATCGGCGGCCACATTGTTGTTCAGATTTTGCCCTCTGCTGTTTCTTATCTTGCTCTTATTCCTGCGAA GACCATTCCTTTTGCTTGGAATCTCATTACCGCTGGTTACGTTGAGCAATCAATATATGGA GTAGTCATCAGCACCATTGGTCTTCTTTTCATCGGAAAGCTACTTGAACCTTTATGGGGTTCTAGAGAATTTTTAAAGTTCATTTTTGTTGTTAACTTTCTCACATCAGTCTGCGTTTTCATCACGGCTATTTCCCTGTACTACATTACAAGGGAGGAAAGTTACCT CTATATGCCTATTTCTGGTTTCCAAGGGGTTCTTTCTGGGTTCTTAGTTGGCATCAAGCAAATTGTACCTGATCAAGAGCTATCTTGGTTGAAGTTAAAAGCAAAA TGGTTACCTTCTCTGGCATTGTTGGTGGCTGTTGTTGTAAGCTCTTTTACAGTGGAGTCTGCCTCATATCTTCCTACCTTAATATTTGGCACCTACATAGGCTGGATTTACCTCAGATACTGGCAGAGTAATACAGAGATGAAACGAAGAGGTGACTCAAGTGATGATTTTGCGTTTTCTACCTTCTTTCCTGAATTTTTAAG ACCTGCCATTAATCCTGTTGCTGCAATTTTCGAACGGATGCTTTGTGGAAGAAGATCTGAAACCTCTGAAGAGTCCAGGGGCTACACTTTAGGCTCATTGCCTGGTTCAGATCCTATCGAAGCATCTAGGAGGAG GGAAAGAGGTGCACGTGCGCTGGAAGAACGATTGGCATCAGAGATGGCTGCAGCCGGAAGGACAGAGGGGAAACAAAATGATGATGCGACGGAAAACGTTTAA